One window of Dyadobacter sandarakinus genomic DNA carries:
- the ilvB gene encoding biosynthetic-type acetolactate synthase large subunit, with protein MEFNENQTAAIAAPKPAVSVEKPELINGSHALIRSLIAEGIETIFGYPGGAIMPVYDAIYDYQTEIEHILVRHEQGAAHAAEGYARVSGKTGVCLVTSGPGATNLVTGIADAIIDSTPMVCIVGQVASHLLGTDAFQETDVIGITVPITKWNYQVTRADEIPEIIAKAFYIAGSGRPGPVLIDITKNAQQELMSKAFSYKKCETLISYRPRIAPKQDQVEAAAKLINEAKRPFVFFGHGVQIAGAEKELLQFIEKTDVPAASTLLGLSCVSVDHPNYVGWLGMHGNYGTNVLTNQCDVVIAIGMRFDDRVTGDVSRYAKQAKIIHIEIDPAEIDKIIKADAPVVGDAKRALEMLLPLVKENNHEAWRAEFKKYDVIEDEKITQPELAPTTEKIKMAEVIRQLSDKTKGEAVVLADVGQHQMMTARYYQFKKPGSFITSGGLGTMGYALPAAFGAKVGAPDREVVAFIGDGCFQMTIQELGTIAQKGLPVKIIILNNNFLGMVRQWQQLFHQKRYSFVELQNPDFITIAKGFGIDGHTCASRDNLNESLDKLLASDKPYLLEVLVEKEENVFPMVPTGACVADIRLA; from the coding sequence ATGGAATTTAATGAAAATCAAACAGCAGCCATTGCAGCGCCAAAACCTGCGGTGTCTGTCGAAAAACCGGAGTTGATCAACGGGTCACATGCTTTGATCCGTTCGCTGATTGCGGAAGGCATTGAAACCATCTTCGGTTATCCGGGCGGTGCCATTATGCCGGTATACGACGCCATTTATGATTACCAGACCGAAATTGAGCACATCCTGGTACGCCATGAACAAGGTGCCGCGCATGCTGCAGAAGGATATGCAAGGGTATCGGGCAAGACAGGCGTGTGCCTGGTAACATCCGGCCCGGGCGCTACCAATCTCGTCACAGGTATTGCTGATGCGATTATCGATTCTACGCCCATGGTGTGCATCGTAGGCCAGGTAGCGTCTCACCTGCTGGGTACAGATGCATTCCAGGAAACTGATGTGATTGGTATTACCGTGCCGATTACAAAATGGAACTACCAGGTCACCCGTGCAGACGAAATTCCTGAAATTATTGCCAAGGCATTTTATATAGCCGGCTCCGGCCGACCAGGTCCTGTGCTCATTGATATTACAAAAAATGCGCAGCAGGAACTGATGAGCAAAGCTTTTTCATATAAAAAATGTGAAACGCTGATCAGCTACCGTCCCCGGATTGCCCCCAAACAAGATCAGGTTGAGGCCGCTGCAAAGCTGATCAATGAGGCCAAACGCCCGTTTGTGTTCTTCGGGCATGGCGTGCAGATCGCAGGTGCAGAAAAAGAATTGCTTCAGTTTATCGAAAAAACGGATGTTCCTGCTGCCTCTACGCTGCTCGGCCTTTCATGTGTATCGGTAGACCATCCTAATTACGTAGGCTGGCTGGGAATGCACGGCAACTATGGCACCAATGTGCTTACCAACCAATGCGATGTTGTAATTGCAATAGGAATGCGCTTTGATGACCGGGTAACCGGGGATGTAAGCAGGTATGCCAAGCAGGCTAAAATTATTCATATCGAAATTGATCCGGCCGAGATCGACAAGATCATCAAGGCGGATGCGCCCGTGGTAGGTGATGCCAAAAGGGCACTGGAGATGCTTCTGCCGCTCGTGAAGGAAAACAATCACGAAGCCTGGCGGGCAGAGTTCAAGAAGTACGATGTTATTGAAGATGAAAAGATTACCCAGCCCGAACTTGCCCCTACGACCGAAAAGATCAAGATGGCGGAAGTAATCCGTCAGCTTTCGGACAAAACGAAAGGGGAAGCAGTAGTACTGGCCGATGTAGGTCAGCACCAGATGATGACCGCCCGTTATTACCAGTTTAAGAAACCGGGTTCTTTCATTACGTCCGGAGGTTTGGGAACGATGGGCTATGCGCTACCCGCTGCATTTGGAGCGAAAGTAGGCGCACCTGACCGCGAAGTAGTGGCATTCATAGGCGACGGATGTTTTCAGATGACCATCCAGGAGCTGGGTACCATTGCGCAGAAAGGTTTACCGGTGAAGATCATTATCCTGAACAACAACTTCCTGGGCATGGTACGGCAGTGGCAGCAACTTTTTCATCAAAAAAGGTACTCTTTCGTGGAGCTGCAAAATCCGGATTTCATTACCATCGCGAAAGGTTTCGGCATTGACGGACATACTTGCGCCAGCCGCGATAATCTGAATGAGTCACTTGATAAGCTGCTGGCTTCTGATAAGCCTTACCTGCTGGAAGTTTTGGTTGAAAAAGAAGAAAACGTGTTTCCGATGGTACCTACCGGCGCTTGCGTGGCCGACATCAGGTTAGCCTAA
- the murQ gene encoding N-acetylmuramic acid 6-phosphate etherase, with product MLTTESASNYNHLEQMSIRDILVAINQEDHTVPAAVQKSLPQIEALVAGIVPRMKAGGRLFYIGAGTSGRLGVVDASECPPTFGVPFDLVVGIIAGGDTAIRKAVENAEDDWEQAWKDLASFAPQENDTLIGIAASGRTPYVIGGLNEARKAGLLTGCVVCNAGSPVAAAAEYPVEVVAGPEFLTGSTRMKAGTAQKLVLNMISTSVMIQLGKVKGNKMVDMQLTNEKLVDRALRMIVEELEVSPDEAESLLKKYGSVRGAINAVKKA from the coding sequence ATGCTGACAACTGAATCTGCATCTAATTACAACCATCTCGAGCAAATGAGCATTCGGGATATCCTGGTTGCCATCAACCAGGAAGATCATACAGTACCTGCTGCTGTTCAAAAATCATTGCCGCAGATAGAGGCCCTGGTCGCCGGCATTGTGCCGCGCATGAAGGCTGGCGGGAGGCTGTTTTACATTGGAGCGGGTACCAGCGGCAGGCTTGGTGTAGTGGATGCGTCCGAATGTCCGCCTACTTTCGGGGTACCGTTTGACCTGGTTGTGGGCATTATTGCAGGAGGTGATACCGCCATCAGGAAGGCCGTCGAAAATGCGGAAGACGATTGGGAGCAGGCCTGGAAGGATCTGGCATCATTTGCACCTCAGGAAAACGACACATTGATCGGTATAGCTGCCTCGGGCCGTACACCTTATGTAATAGGCGGCTTGAATGAAGCACGCAAGGCCGGATTGCTTACAGGGTGCGTCGTCTGCAATGCGGGATCGCCCGTAGCTGCCGCTGCCGAGTACCCGGTAGAGGTGGTAGCAGGGCCGGAGTTCCTAACGGGAAGTACCAGAATGAAGGCAGGAACTGCGCAAAAGCTTGTTTTGAATATGATCTCGACCTCGGTCATGATCCAGCTGGGAAAAGTAAAAGGTAACAAAATGGTCGATATGCAGCTTACTAACGAAAAGCTGGTAGACCGAGCCCTGCGGATGATCGTCGAAGAGCTGGAAGTTTCGCCCGATGAGGCTGAGTCGCTTTTGAAAAAATATGGAAGTGTACGTGGCGCAATCAACGCAGTCAAAAAGGCATAA
- the ilvN gene encoding acetolactate synthase small subunit, translating into MTTYTICVFTENTIGILNKITTVLTRRRINIESLTVSETERKGISRFTIVIHHESREAVEKLVRQIRKVVEVLAVFGYLNDDIAYNEIALFKISTPIGAKPIDIETINKVYKAWVVYWHLTYVIIQKTGTEEEIFEFFDYIKPHEILEFVRSGRVAVSKSPQTLVDYLPEAEWEYYQ; encoded by the coding sequence ATGACAACATACACCATTTGCGTATTTACGGAAAATACGATCGGGATACTGAACAAAATAACCACGGTCCTGACACGCCGGCGCATTAATATCGAAAGTCTAACCGTATCCGAAACCGAGCGCAAAGGCATTTCCAGGTTCACGATCGTCATCCATCACGAGTCCCGCGAGGCGGTGGAAAAGCTGGTGCGGCAGATCAGGAAAGTGGTTGAAGTACTCGCGGTGTTCGGGTATCTGAACGATGACATTGCATATAATGAAATTGCATTGTTCAAAATATCAACACCGATCGGTGCTAAGCCCATTGATATTGAAACCATTAACAAGGTTTACAAAGCCTGGGTCGTGTACTGGCACCTGACCTATGTAATCATTCAGAAAACAGGTACCGAAGAGGAGATCTTTGAATTTTTTGATTACATCAAACCGCACGAAATCCTCGAATTTGTAAGGTCCGGCCGGGTTGCGGTGAGCAAATCGCCTCAAACGCTGGTGGATTACCTTCCGGAAGCTGAGTGGGAATATTACCAGTAA
- a CDS encoding NIPSNAP family protein, with the protein MKIYHLKSKDQESRVDNYLKDAYIPAMHRAGIKDIGVFKPVTSDTASGKRIYVLVPLKSLDQLVSLPEKLQKDAAYQAAGKDYIDAEYKNPPYSRIQSTVLRAFEKSPVMKKPNLSSPKSDRIYELRSYEGHTEKIYWNKVKQFNAGNEIGIFDRLGFNAVFYGEVVSGATQPNLMYLTTFSDKASRDAHWKSFGDDAEWGKVKSMPEYQNNVSKNVTLFLFPTDYSDY; encoded by the coding sequence TTGAAAATCTACCACCTGAAAAGCAAAGACCAGGAAAGCCGCGTAGACAATTACCTGAAAGATGCCTACATTCCTGCCATGCATCGTGCCGGTATCAAGGATATCGGGGTTTTTAAGCCGGTAACTTCGGATACTGCTTCCGGAAAAAGAATCTACGTGCTCGTGCCGCTAAAATCACTGGACCAACTGGTTTCTCTTCCTGAAAAACTGCAAAAAGATGCTGCATACCAGGCGGCGGGCAAAGACTACATTGATGCCGAATACAAGAATCCGCCATATTCCCGCATTCAGTCTACGGTATTGCGCGCATTTGAAAAGAGCCCGGTAATGAAAAAGCCAAACCTGAGCTCACCTAAAAGCGACCGCATTTATGAACTCAGAAGCTACGAAGGCCATACTGAAAAGATTTACTGGAATAAGGTAAAGCAGTTCAATGCGGGTAATGAGATCGGGATTTTTGATCGTCTGGGATTCAATGCAGTATTTTACGGAGAGGTAGTGTCAGGCGCTACACAGCCCAACCTGATGTACCTGACCACGTTCTCCGACAAAGCTTCCCGTGACGCACACTGGAAATCATTTGGCGACGATGCTGAATGGGGAAAAGTAAAATCAATGCCGGAATATCAGAACAACGTTTCCAAAAACGTAACGCTGTTCCTCTTCCCTACTGATTACTCAGATTATTGA
- the ilvC gene encoding ketol-acid reductoisomerase, whose product MAKLNFGGVEEEVVTREEFPLEKAREVLSNETIAVIGYGVQGPGQSLNMRDNGFNVIVGQRQGGKSWDKAVADGWVPGETLFDIEEALSKGTIICYLLSDAAQIELWPTVKKHLTAGKSLYFSHGFGVTYKDQTGIVPPADVDVYLVAPKGSGTSLRRMFVEGKGLNSSFAVFQDATGKGREKCIAMGIGVGSGYLFETDFYREVTSDLTGERGTLMGAIQGIFAAQYEVLRSNGHTPSEAFNETVEELTQSLMPLVAENGMDWMYANCSTTAQRGALDWWKPFRDATKPVFEQLYNSVKSGEQAQISISRNSQSDYRVKLEEELAELRESEMWQAGATVRSLRPERN is encoded by the coding sequence ATGGCAAAATTAAATTTCGGCGGGGTCGAAGAAGAAGTAGTAACCCGTGAAGAATTTCCTCTTGAAAAAGCACGTGAAGTACTCTCCAATGAGACCATCGCTGTAATTGGTTACGGTGTCCAGGGCCCGGGCCAAAGCCTGAACATGCGCGACAATGGTTTTAACGTAATCGTTGGTCAGCGCCAGGGTGGCAAGTCATGGGACAAAGCTGTGGCTGACGGCTGGGTACCAGGCGAGACTCTTTTTGACATCGAAGAAGCTCTTTCAAAAGGAACGATCATTTGCTACCTGCTTTCGGATGCTGCACAGATTGAGCTATGGCCGACTGTGAAAAAGCACCTTACTGCCGGAAAATCACTGTACTTCTCCCATGGTTTCGGCGTAACTTATAAAGACCAGACCGGCATTGTGCCTCCTGCGGATGTAGACGTGTACCTGGTAGCTCCCAAAGGATCAGGAACTTCACTGCGCCGTATGTTTGTAGAAGGAAAAGGTCTGAACTCATCATTTGCTGTATTCCAGGATGCTACCGGCAAAGGCCGTGAAAAATGCATCGCCATGGGAATAGGTGTTGGTTCAGGATATTTGTTTGAAACGGATTTTTACCGTGAAGTTACCTCCGACCTTACCGGTGAGCGTGGTACTTTGATGGGTGCTATCCAGGGAATCTTTGCAGCTCAGTACGAAGTGCTGCGTTCCAATGGACACACACCTTCCGAAGCATTCAATGAAACGGTTGAAGAACTGACCCAATCACTGATGCCGCTGGTAGCTGAAAATGGGATGGACTGGATGTATGCCAACTGCTCCACTACCGCTCAACGTGGTGCATTGGACTGGTGGAAACCTTTCCGTGATGCTACAAAACCTGTTTTCGAACAACTTTACAACTCAGTAAAATCAGGCGAGCAGGCTCAGATTTCTATCAGCCGCAACTCACAGTCTGACTACCGCGTAAAGCTGGAAGAAGAACTGGCAGAGCTGCGCGAATCAGAAATGTGGCAGGCAGGCGCGACAGTTCGGAGCCTTCGTCCTGAGCGCAACTAA
- the ilvD gene encoding dihydroxy-acid dehydratase, with translation MATELNKFSKILTQEVTNPAAQAMLYGIGLKEEDFVKPQIGIASTGYEGNPCNMHLNGLSVYVKQGVTANDMIGLIFNTIGVSDGMTNGNDGMRYSLPSRDIIADSIETVVAAQWYDGVIAVVGCDKNMPGAIMAMARLDRPAIMVYGGTIRSGHYKGQKLDIVSAFEALGKKFANNISDEDFKGVIQNSIPGQGACGGMYTANTMASSIEAMGLSLPFSSSYPATHEGKQEECKKIGAAMKKLLELNITPRDIITKKSLENALTVVMALGGSTNAALHYLAIARAADIPLTLDDIQVISDRTPFIADLKPSGKYYMEDILEIGGVPAVTKYLYSKGLIHGDCITVTGKTVAENLAEAPDLNFEMQKMVFPIETPIKSSGHIQIMYGNLAPEGGVAKITGKEGLTFSGEAKVCEHESEIIDMLANGEIKPGHVVVIRNAGPKGGPGMSEMLKPTSAVMGAGLGDKIALITDGRFSGGTHGFVVGHITPEAFEGGPIALVKDGDRISIDANTRALTLHISDEELTARKAAWVQPAPKFTKGMLGRYIRTVKSASEGCVTDEV, from the coding sequence ATGGCGACAGAATTAAATAAGTTTTCTAAAATCCTGACCCAGGAAGTAACTAACCCCGCAGCGCAGGCCATGCTGTATGGCATCGGGCTAAAAGAGGAAGATTTTGTAAAGCCTCAGATCGGGATTGCAAGTACAGGCTATGAAGGCAACCCGTGCAACATGCACCTGAACGGTCTATCTGTATACGTAAAGCAGGGAGTTACGGCCAATGATATGATCGGACTGATCTTTAACACCATCGGTGTTTCGGATGGGATGACCAATGGAAATGATGGAATGCGCTATTCGCTTCCCAGCCGTGACATTATTGCGGACTCGATTGAAACCGTGGTGGCAGCCCAATGGTACGACGGCGTGATTGCAGTAGTAGGTTGTGATAAAAATATGCCCGGCGCCATCATGGCCATGGCTCGTCTTGACAGGCCTGCAATTATGGTTTATGGCGGTACGATCCGGTCCGGACATTATAAAGGACAGAAGCTGGATATCGTGTCGGCTTTTGAAGCTCTGGGTAAAAAGTTTGCAAACAACATTTCTGACGAAGACTTTAAAGGTGTCATCCAGAATTCCATTCCGGGACAAGGTGCTTGTGGCGGTATGTACACTGCCAATACCATGGCCTCTTCCATTGAGGCGATGGGACTGAGCCTTCCGTTCAGCAGCTCATACCCTGCTACCCACGAAGGCAAGCAGGAGGAGTGTAAAAAAATAGGCGCGGCTATGAAAAAGCTGCTTGAACTCAACATTACACCCCGCGATATCATTACCAAGAAGTCACTGGAAAATGCGCTTACGGTAGTTATGGCGCTGGGAGGCTCTACCAATGCAGCCCTGCATTACCTTGCTATCGCCCGTGCAGCTGATATTCCGCTGACACTGGATGACATTCAGGTGATTTCAGACCGTACGCCATTTATCGCGGACCTGAAACCCAGTGGTAAGTATTATATGGAAGATATCCTGGAAATTGGCGGTGTGCCGGCAGTTACCAAGTACCTGTATTCAAAAGGACTTATTCACGGGGACTGCATTACAGTAACAGGAAAAACAGTTGCTGAAAACCTCGCGGAAGCACCTGATCTGAACTTTGAAATGCAAAAAATGGTGTTCCCGATCGAGACACCTATCAAGTCTTCGGGACATATCCAGATCATGTATGGAAACCTTGCACCAGAAGGTGGGGTCGCAAAAATTACAGGCAAAGAGGGACTCACTTTCAGTGGCGAAGCCAAAGTTTGTGAACATGAATCGGAGATCATCGACATGCTGGCAAATGGTGAGATCAAGCCGGGCCACGTGGTAGTGATCCGCAATGCAGGTCCGAAAGGCGGACCAGGCATGTCGGAAATGCTGAAACCTACCTCGGCCGTTATGGGAGCAGGACTTGGCGACAAGATTGCATTGATCACGGACGGTCGCTTTTCGGGAGGTACGCATGGATTTGTAGTAGGCCACATTACCCCGGAAGCATTTGAGGGCGGACCTATTGCCTTGGTAAAAGATGGCGACCGCATCAGCATTGATGCCAATACGCGCGCACTCACGCTCCACATTTCTGATGAGGAGCTTACAGCCCGCAAGGCTGCATGGGTACAACCTGCTCCGAAGTTTACAAAAGGAATGCTCGGAAGGTACATCCGCACTGTAAAATCAGCCAGCGAAGGCTGTGTAACAGATGAAGTGTAA